The stretch of DNA GCCCATCAGCGACCGTGACCTTGGTACGTATTTGGCAGAGTGTCTCGATACGCCCGATCGCTGGAACCAGATCCTGCCCATCGGCGGGCCGGGGCCCGCGCTGACGCCGCGTGCTATGGGGCAAAAGCTGTTCGACCTGTCCGGCCAGCCGCCAAAGTTCAAACACGTGCCGGTTGGAATGATGCGCACCATCGCGGGCGCTTTGGGGGTGGCCAGCCGGATCGTGCCGCCGCTGTCGGCCAAGGCCGAGTTCGCGCGCATCGGCCTATACTACGCGACCGAATCCATGCTGGCCGTGAACCCAGACACCGGCGCATATGACCGCGACGCGACCCCGATCAAGGGGACAGACACGTTGTTCGACTACTACGCCGCCGTCCTGCGGGGCGAGGCGCCGGTGGAACGCGGGGATCACAGCGTGTTCTGAGATCCCCGACGGTTCGTCAGAGGTTCGGATACATCGGGAAGCGGCCGCATAGCGCGGACACTCCGGCTTTCACCTTCGCCTCGACCGCGCCGTTGGCATCCTCGCCATTGGCGGCCAGCCCATCGACCACTTCGATGATCCAGTCACCGATCTGGCGGAACTCGCCCTCGCCAAATCCGCGCGTGGTGCCAGCGGGCGAGCCCAAACGGATGCCCGACGTGATCATCGGCTTCTCATCGTCAAACGGCACACCGTTCTTGTTGCAGGTGATGTGCGCACGGCCCAATGCCTTTTCGGTCGCGTTGCCCTTCACGCCCTTGGGGCGCAGGTCCACCAGCATCACATGGGTGTCGGTGCCGTGTGTCACCGTGTCCAGACCGCCCTTGTGCAGCTGATCCGCCAGCGCCTGCGCGTTCTTGATCACCTGCTGCTGGTACAGCTTGAAGGACGGATCCAGCGCCTCGCCAAAGGCCACGGCCTTGGCCGCGATCACATGCATCAGCGGGCCGCCTTGAATGCCGGGGAAGATGGCCGAGTTGAATTTCTTGGCCAGCGCCTCGTCATTGGTCAGGATCATGCCGCCGCGCGGGCCGCGCAGGGTCTTGTGGGTGGTCGTGGTGGCGACGTGCACATGCGGGAATGGGTTGGGGTACTCACCCGCCGCGATCAGACCGGCAAAGTGGGCGACATCGGCCAGGACCCAGGCGCCGACCTTATCCGCAATCTCGCGGATACGGGCAAAGTCGATGACGCGCGGGATGGCAGAGCCACCGGCGATGATCATTTGCGGCTTGTGCTCAAGCGCCAGCGCTTCGATCTGGTCATAGTCGATGTCCAGCGTGTCGCGGCGCACGCCGTATTGCACCGCGTTGAACCACTTACCCGACTGGTTGGGCTTCGCCCCGTGCGTCAGGTGACCACCTGCGTCCAGCGACATGCCGAGGATGGTATCGCCCGGTTGCAGCAGCGCCTGGAACACACCTTGGTTCGCTTGCGAACCCGAGTTCGGCTGCACATTGGCAAAGCCGCAGTCGAACAGCTGCTTGGCACGTTCGATGGCGAGGTTCTCGGCCACATCGACGTACTGACACCCACCGTAATAGCGACGGCCCGGATAGCCCTCGGCGTATTTGTTGGTCATCACCGACCCCTGCGCCTCAAGCACTGCGGCAGAGACGATGTTTTCCGATGCGATCAACTCGATCTCGTCTCGCTGGCGGCCCAGCTCGTCGCGGATCGAGCCAAACAGCTCGGGGTCACGGTCAGCGAGGGATTGGGTGAAAAAGCCGTCGGTGCGATGGGGCGCATTCATATGAACTCTCCTGCATGGACTGAGTCGATTTGGGTTGCCGTTTCCTATCGGAAACCGGCCATTTGATCAAAGGATGTATCCCGACAACATGCGCACTGCCAGCGACAAAGCGCGCTGGGCGCTGGTAAGGGGCGAAAAGATATGGTTCTTTCGGCGCAGAACGCACGCCATAGGAAACTGAAATGCCCCTCAAGATCGCCTTCGCGGCCAGCCGCGCGCCCGTGGCACAAACCGCGCGGGCCGCGCTGATCGGGCGCTATGGCGATGCGCACCCTGCCCAGGCGGACGTCATCGTGGCGCTGGGCGGGGACGGGTTCATGCTGCAAACCCTGCACGGCAGCCAGCACCTGAACGCCCCCGTCTACGGTATGAACCGCGGCACCATCGGCTTTTTGATGAACGAATATGGCGAGTCGGATCTGGTTGCGCGGCTGGAAGCGGCGGAAGAGGCCGAGCTGAACCCGCTCTCCATGACAGCCTCCACGCCCGAGGGCCAAAGCCACAAGGCGCTCGCCATCAACGAAGTGTCCCTGCTGCGCGCAGGACCGCAGGCGGCCAAGCTGCGGATCACAGTGGACGGACGGTTGCGGATGGATGAACTTGTCTGTGACGGCGCGCTGGTCTCCACACCTGCGGGCTCCACCGCCTATAACTACTCCGCCCACGGGCCGGTCCTGCCCATCGGGTCGGACGTACTGGCACTCACAGCCGTTGCCGCCTTCCGCCCCCGGCGCTGGCGCGGCGCACTTCTGCCCAAGATGGCCAAGGTCCGCTTCGATGTGCTCGAAGGGGACAAGCGCCCTGTCATGGCCGAGGCGGACTCGCGGTCTTTTGCAAACGTGTCGTCGGTCGAGATCGAATCCGAGCCCTCCATCGTGCACCGCATCCTCTTCGACCCCGGTCATGGGCTCGAAGAGCGGCTGATCTCGGAACAGTTCAACTAACGCGCCAAACGTAAGGCGTAGCCTGGCGCGCCCTAGCCAGCCTCGGGAATATAGCCCCGCGCGATCTTCGCGACCTGCTCCACATCCAGCACCGGCGGCAGCAGCGTCAGCAATGCGCCGTCAGCATCCAGCAAATGTACAAAGCTGCCATGGGAATAAATCCACCCATGTTCCGGGTCCTCAAACAGCGGCTCGACCTCGACCTTGAAGGCCTCGTAAGCGGCCTGCAAGGCTCCCTCATCCCCCGTCAAACCAATGAAATTCGGGTGGATATCGGCCAACGGCGCGCCCATCGTCTCGACCCGATCCTGATCGGGGGCTACGGTAATCATCACGGGCGTCACGCCGATCCCATCGCCTGCCAGTTCATCGACCACCTGCGCCATCAACGGCATCGCCGCCGAACAGATATTCAGACAGTTGGCATAGCCAAAGAACACCAATTGATACTTGCCGTCCGGGTCGGCCTCGGTCCGGACCTCACCGAACTGGTCCACCAGTTCATATGGCCCGCCGATATCTACGGGGAACGGACTTTGACCAGCGGCAGGTATCCCCACCGCCACCATAAACGCAGTCACCAAAGCGCGCCACATCTCAGAAATTCTCCGCAATCCAGGCTTTGTCCAGCTCTTGGCCCAACCCAAGATAGCCCTCTTCCTCGATGATCGCGGCAACGCTCGGGTCGCGGCGGAACCACGGGCCCTTACCCTTGGCCTCGGGATGCTCAGCGGCCCAGGTCTTGGTCCATTGGTTCGCCTTGATCTTTTCGCCGCCGCCGGGTGGCACGATGGTCTGCACCAGATAGACATTGTTGGCGCCCAGTTCCGGGTCCTCCAACATCAGCCCATCAACGGTGATGGTCTGGTTGCAAAACGGCTGCAACTCGACCGCAGCCCCCGTAAACGCAGGCTGGCTGTTCTTCATCGGCAGAACCAGAACGTCGTCGGCGGTGCGGATCAGACCAAGCTGCCGCTTGCCCGCGCCGCAATCCGCCGGGCAATCGCCCGTGAACTCGCAGATCAGGTCCACGACCGTCGCCTCGAACGTGGCGGGCACCTCTGCATACAGGTTCCAACTGCGCGCCTCCGACCCTTCGGAAAAATCCTGTGCCATCAACGGTGTGGCAACCAATGCGCATATCGCTGTCAAATGTTTCAACATGCTCACTCTCCTTGCGGCTTCGCAGAGTCGGGGATCGAGAACGGCGGTACAGTGCCATAATCGTCGTGGTTCTGGTTGGTGATATCCAGATCAGAGACCACCTCATTCACCACGATGTAGTTCAACCCATCGCGCTGATAGAGCGTGCCATCGGCTTCGACAGTATGTGCCGCCAGCTTCAGAATGCCGTCGCCTCCGGCGGTCTGGTCATCCTCGCCGACCTTCAGCACCATGTAGACCGTGCCGTCCTCGGCCAGCAGGCCAACGGGAATGCCACCGGCGCTGCACCACAGTGCACATGTGTGATGCGCCGATCCCACAACAGCATCCGGGCTGCCCATGACGCCTGAAAAATAACACCACGTGTCAATGATTTCGCCCGTCACCTGAATGCGTGTGCCTTCGGCGGCCTGACCGGCCATCGGTAGGGTTATCGCAGCCAGGGCGCCAAAAATGAGTGATCGCATCATGCAGCCTTTCGTCCAATTCTGTCACCGCACGCTGACATGCAGCTTGCGCATCGGTCAAATCACGCTTTTCGGGTCCGCCCATTTGTGATCGCTTGGCGTGGGCGGGCAGGTCTGATACCGTTCTGCCCACGAAAGAGGCAAAACCAAAGCCCGCAGACCTACAGGTATGACCGCACTCAGCAAATATGACCGGCTCGAAGCGACGGGCCTCTGGCGCGCATCTGGCGATGCGCAACGGCGCGAGGTGATCGTGTCTGTCGGTGACGCAACGCTTGTGATCTCTGACCTCAACGATCGCGCGATCACCCATTGGTCGCTCGCTGCCGTCGAAAAGGGCGAGACGCCGGACAAGGGTGGGGCGGCCTTTCACCCGGACGGCGATCCTGACGAAGTTTTGGAACTTGGCCCGGACGAGGCCGCAATGATCGACGCCATCGACACGCTGCGCCGTGCTGTCGCACGGTCCCGCCCGAAACCGGGTCGGCTGCGGTGGCTGGGCGCCGCCATCTCGGTGTCTGCCGTGGCCGCCCTTGCCGTCTTCTGGCTGCCGGGTGCGCTGGTGGATCACGCCATGCGCGTCGTGCCTGCGGTCAAGGAGGCCGAGATCGGCACAGCGCTTCTGGCGCATATCGAAAGGGTGTCGGGCCAGCCCTGTAGCAGCATTGAGGCGCGGCCAGGCCTTGTCGCGCTGGCCGGGCGCACGGGGGCGGCCCGTGTCATAATCCTGCCCGGCGGCGTGCGCGAGGCGCTGTCGCTGCCCGGCGGCACCGTGCTGCTGAACCGCGCGCTGGTCGAGGATTATGAAGAGCCGGATGTCGCCGCCGGTTACATACTTGTCGAACAGGCGCGCAACATGACAAAGCTGCCCTTGCGCAAGCTGCTGGAACATTCGGGCCCGCGCGCGACGGGCACATTGCTCACCACCGGTTCGCTTCCCACCCATGCGCTCGAGGCCTATGCCGAGGATCAGCTCTCGCGTTTCGCGGCGGAGGTGCCGGTGGACAGGCTCCTTCCGCTCTTTGAAGCGGCAGGCCTCCGCAGCACACCCTATGCGCGTGCGCGCGACATCTCTGGCGAGGCGACGCTTGCCCTTATCGAAGCCGATCCGATGGCCGGACAGGCGCCAGCCCCGATCATGGCAGACCGGGATTGGCTGCAGCTTCAGGCCGTTTGCGAAAGCTAAGCGCTACTTGCGCACAAACGCATCGGAAAAGCCTGCGGCACGGCTGCTCTGCAGCCCGCGCGACAGATCTGTGGACGAGGCAAAGGGCCCCGCCAGCACAACCTGATACGACTTGCCCCCCCGCGTCACCCGCCCGATCCGGGCCGGCAGACCCGCGCGGGCAATGCGCTGCGCCGCCGCTTGCGCGTTGGCAGGCACCCCAAAGGTCCCTACCTGAACATAACGCCCTTGCGTCGTGGCGCTTGGCGCTTTGCCCGCTGCTTTCGGCGCTGTTCGCGCGGGCGCCTTCACCACCGGGGCCGGTGCCGACCGCGTCGACACAACCGGTTGCCTTGCCGTGGCCGACGACTTGCGCTGCACCCGCTTCATCAACTGCCCGTTGCGGCGCACCAGCGTCACGGTGCCCAGGTTCCGCTCTTGCGTCGCGACATCGGTGTAGGGGTAGACCAGCGGCACGGTGGCCGTCACGTCGCGCCCCGTGCTGCGTTCGATCAGGCGGCGGGGGACGGTCTGTGTCCACACGAGGCGCGTCTGCGCAATCCCGTTCAACGACTGCTCGGCACGGCGCGGGTTCAGACGGTCATCCTTCCACACGGGCACATAGCCTTCGGGCACACGCGCCGCGCGCTGCAAGGTGCGGTTCTCGTAAACATGCCGCGGCACAACCCGCGTTTCGGGGCCAACAGCGGCAGCACTACCGCGCGCGATCTGCTGCGGTCCGCAGCGCACGGGCCCGTACTGACCAGAGTTGATATAGCGCGCACTGACGGGCGACGCCCCTTGGCAAGCGGGCACCGCGCGCTGTGCTGTCACCGTGCGGGGTGCCGCTTGCACAACGGTCGGCTGCGCGGGTGGCGGTGCTGTGCGGCGTACAACCGGGGCAGCAGGGCGCTGCACAACCACACGGGGTGCAGGCTGCGGCGTCGGGGCCGTTGTGGCCGCCGGTCGGGTCGTCCGCACAGTAGGCCGCGGGGCGGGCACCGGAGCCGCGGAGGGGGCCGCATCTGCCGTCGCCGTCGGGCGGGCCGGTGGGGCGACCGTGATCTGTTCCGGCGTGCCCTGTGTCGTCTGGGTCGGCGTCG from Tateyamaria omphalii encodes:
- the glyA gene encoding serine hydroxymethyltransferase — encoded protein: MNAPHRTDGFFTQSLADRDPELFGSIRDELGRQRDEIELIASENIVSAAVLEAQGSVMTNKYAEGYPGRRYYGGCQYVDVAENLAIERAKQLFDCGFANVQPNSGSQANQGVFQALLQPGDTILGMSLDAGGHLTHGAKPNQSGKWFNAVQYGVRRDTLDIDYDQIEALALEHKPQMIIAGGSAIPRVIDFARIREIADKVGAWVLADVAHFAGLIAAGEYPNPFPHVHVATTTTHKTLRGPRGGMILTNDEALAKKFNSAIFPGIQGGPLMHVIAAKAVAFGEALDPSFKLYQQQVIKNAQALADQLHKGGLDTVTHGTDTHVMLVDLRPKGVKGNATEKALGRAHITCNKNGVPFDDEKPMITSGIRLGSPAGTTRGFGEGEFRQIGDWIIEVVDGLAANGEDANGAVEAKVKAGVSALCGRFPMYPNL
- a CDS encoding SPOR domain-containing protein, producing MMSFTRIAALAVCVASLSVGMGQAQSLRNGQTPAEFPPASFNGTQYVDSRGCVFIRAGIDGNVTWVPRVNRQRQLICGQTPSLSANAAAAARSTPTQTTQGTPEQITVAPPARPTATADAAPSAAPVPAPRPTVRTTRPAATTAPTPQPAPRVVVQRPAAPVVRRTAPPPAQPTVVQAAPRTVTAQRAVPACQGASPVSARYINSGQYGPVRCGPQQIARGSAAAVGPETRVVPRHVYENRTLQRAARVPEGYVPVWKDDRLNPRRAEQSLNGIAQTRLVWTQTVPRRLIERSTGRDVTATVPLVYPYTDVATQERNLGTVTLVRRNGQLMKRVQRKSSATARQPVVSTRSAPAPVVKAPARTAPKAAGKAPSATTQGRYVQVGTFGVPANAQAAAQRIARAGLPARIGRVTRGGKSYQVVLAGPFASSTDLSRGLQSSRAAGFSDAFVRK
- a CDS encoding NAD kinase, with translation MPLKIAFAASRAPVAQTARAALIGRYGDAHPAQADVIVALGGDGFMLQTLHGSQHLNAPVYGMNRGTIGFLMNEYGESDLVARLEAAEEAELNPLSMTASTPEGQSHKALAINEVSLLRAGPQAAKLRITVDGRLRMDELVCDGALVSTPAGSTAYNYSAHGPVLPIGSDVLALTAVAAFRPRRWRGALLPKMAKVRFDVLEGDKRPVMAEADSRSFANVSSVEIESEPSIVHRILFDPGHGLEERLISEQFN
- a CDS encoding SCO family protein, whose translation is MWRALVTAFMVAVGIPAAGQSPFPVDIGGPYELVDQFGEVRTEADPDGKYQLVFFGYANCLNICSAAMPLMAQVVDELAGDGIGVTPVMITVAPDQDRVETMGAPLADIHPNFIGLTGDEGALQAAYEAFKVEVEPLFEDPEHGWIYSHGSFVHLLDADGALLTLLPPVLDVEQVAKIARGYIPEAG